A portion of the Cryptomeria japonica chromosome 5, Sugi_1.0, whole genome shotgun sequence genome contains these proteins:
- the LOC131035242 gene encoding uncharacterized protein LOC131035242 — protein MKKGYNPQREIHSSNDFPSCMGGLLNLFDFNQPHNGRKFLTDKRHSDGLEAPRNSLDVSLETSHTGGIKNEDIPYAYEMKKIPSTRKKTSGMPIKTLIAQEMLKETDSKRRTPSVVARLMGLDAMPGESVSAQHIKSAEIHPQKKIFGKQQQEAKSSHDVHFFQRKSKGKASKPPQEQCLPNPSQDEMDNHYQRTSLGTRPFRDHPQEHQLQEFKKQFAAWQASKFQDHSTPRQPDEINRKLSEKQALLHEKLNEAKMALVRDKFIDAKRLATDEKLQQSKEFLDALEVLQLNKDMFLKFLQDPNSLFAKNTQNIQSNLGTEEEQLPKMKSLSPAKRREMWREKDHRHTKISKEGNKNEKRLQRQKGHKFFSEREDVQHVRTLSPDISLPVCTMHEQKDNYPSMSSDSKKNSSSLPTRIVVLKPGPGRPHNYRMIPSPSCSPHSQTELQDSEVRETRTTQDFLQEVRERLKLSFAEKKKDDSRIIEEGVQDQLCNGHKDPRHIAQQIARQVRESVTRDLGNDMSQVGDISMLSSFTGKKSLPSRSTNTTRDADIGSCTEISVSDAIHSWEHANRSNPPVSSSISKPSDLPKYENNEPRKTMPGRRRTTQWEEEEQKLRQQQLRQISYTLGQVLSIPGNKKHVSQANRHQQNNRGSAGDAESDISCCDMHESGSKFKKSIKQEIDAKQEGFSADINVNDYKGASPWSPAAKNFESINSEGQNNASCVNPSSTNEIGPDRPGNSLPAESIKFRVEKSSFKGKVSNLKDSLLRGRKSSSKKMNCADTGQPNNCIETHPNNGCDLHHEAPSNSNRLETSDDLHVLCPQEICMPSVDCHYADVATKLLESSPCSTHRTLTKDDKGSEQCLMDTLNLISASAKDKNMLSGTEIECAVKENLPGDDVQITPSCRQMEDPPLGETNTSENIEKVEHPSPVSVLELPFQEQSPSLNGFEKISSNLQELRLRLRLLKFDDSEKIHHESENLSQGETTVLEDRDIEVAGTDSENTCTSSSETEHSPAPGFPFPEIENVDIISMMIKHIPCPETQSADLLYVINALVASGFSGNADTVFSQWHSPSNPMDPSLYKKLQGNEHGKSDSVCEMESYRSESEEKLLFDCINEVLLEILGPFFNPRPWVKLTKWKYQQHMPVGNQLLEETWLKLSYYLYQQSDMEYTLDNIVGKDLDRDNRWLELQDDVEMVGVELDKMIFDNLIEEVCCDLLST, from the exons TATGCATATGAAATGAAGAAGATACCAAGTACAAGGAAGAAAACAAGTGGCATGCCAATCAAGACTCTGATAGCCCAAGAAATGTTGAAGGAGACAGATTCAAAACGACGAACACCTAGTGTTGTAGCGCGTCTGATGGGATTAGATGCAATGCCAGGTGAATCTGTGTCAGCACAACATATAAAATCAGCAGAGATCCATCCACAGAAAAAGATATTTGGTAAGCAGCAGCAAGAAGCTAAATCATCCCATGATGTTCATTTTTTCCAAAGGAAGTCAAAAGGTAAAGCATCTAAACCTCCACAAGAACAATGTCTACCAAATCCTAGCCAAGATGAAATGGATAATCATTATCAGAGGACATCTTTAGGGACTCGTCCATTTCGAGATCATCCTCAGGAACATCAGCTACAAGAGTTTAAGAAACAATTTGCAGCCTGGCAAGCCTCAAAGTTTCAGGACCATTCAACACCTCGCCAGCCTGATGAAATCAACAGAAAACTATCTGAGAAACAAGCACTTTTACATGAAAAGCTGAATGAGGCCAAGATGGCTCTTGTACGTGATAAGTTTATTGATGCTAAGCGCCTTGCAACTGATGAGAAGCTTCAACAATCTAAAGAGTTTCTGGATGCACTTGAAGTTTTGCAATTAAACAAGGACATGTTCCTGAAGTTTCTTCAGGACCCAAATTCTTTGTTTGCAAAGAATACTCAGAATATTCAGTCTAATTTAGGAACTGAAGAAGAACAGTTACCAAAAATGAAGTCATTAAGCCCAGCAAAAAGACGTGAAATGTGGAGAGAAAAGGATCACAGACACACAAAAATTTCCAAAGAAGGGAATAAAAATGAGAAAAGACTTCAGAGGCAAAAGGGCCACAAATTTTTTTCAGAAAGAGAAGATGTTCAGCACGTAAGAACCTTGTCCCCCGACATATCATTGCCAGTGTGTACCATGCATGAACAAAAAGACAATTACCCTTCAATGTCTTCAGACAGTAAGAAAAATTCTTCTTCCTTGCCAACAAGAATAGTCGTCTTAAAGCCTGGTCCAGGGAGGCCTCACAATTACAGGATGATTCCATCCCCAAGCTGCTCTCCACATTCTCAAACTGAGCTTCAGGATTCAGAAGTGAGGGAAACACGTACCACTCAAGATTTTCTTCAAGAAGTGAGGGAAAGGCTTAAATTAAGTTttgcagagaagaagaaagatgattCTAGGATTATCGAGGAAGGTGTGCAGGATCAACTTTGTAATGGACATAAGGATCCAAGGCATATTGCTCAACAGATTGCAAGGCAAGTCAGGGAAAGTGTGACACGAGATTTGGGAAATGATATGTCTCAAGTGGGGGATATTTCAATGTTGTCTAGCTTTACTGGAAAGAAAAGTTTACCAAGTAGATCAACAAATACAACCAGAGATGCAGACATTGGCAGTTGTACAGAAATTTCCGTGTCAGATGCCATCCATTCATGGGAGCATGCAAACAGGTCTAATCCACCTGTGTCATCTTCCATTAGCAAGCCTTCTGATTTGCCTAAATATGAAAACAACGAACCAAGGAAGACTATGCCTGGAAGGCGAAGAACTACACAGTGGGAGGAAGAAGAGCAGAAATTAAGACAGCAGCAATTAAGACAAATATCATATACATTAGGGCAAGTGCTTTCTATTCCTGGAAACAAGAAACATGTGTCCCAGGCAAACAGACACCAGCAAAATAATAGAGGCAGTGCTGGTGATGCTGAAAGTGACATATCATGTTGTGATATGCATGAATCAGGAAGCAAATTTAAAAAGTCAATTAAGCAGGAAATTGATGCCAAGCAGGAAGGTTTTTCAGCTGATATCAATGTAAATGATTACAAGGGTGCTTCACCATGGAGTCCAGCAGCCAAAAATTTTGAGAGCATAAATAGTGAGGGGCAAAATAATGCATCTTGTGTGAACCCCAGCAGTACCAATGAAATTGGTCCTGATAGACCTGGTAACAGCCTTCCTGCTGAATCAATCAAATTTAGGGTTGAAAAATCTAGCTTCAAGGGAAaagtttcaaatttgaaagataGCTTGCTGAGAGGGCGAAAGTCAAGTAGCAAGAAAATGAATTGTGCAGACACTGGGCAACCAAATAATTGCATTGAAACTCATCCAAATAATGGGTGTGATCTACATCATGAAGCACCTTCCAATTCAAATAGACTTGAAACATCAGATGATTTACATGTTCTATGCCCACAGGAAATTTGTATGCCATCAGTAGATTGTCATTATGCTGATGTGGCAACTAAACTACTAGAGAGTTCTCCATGCAGCACACACAGAACCTTgaccaaagatgataaaggttCTGAACAATGTCTTATGGATACATTAAATTTGATATCTGCTTCAGCAAAGGACAAAAATATGTTGTCTGGGACTGAAATTGAATGTGCTGTCAAG GAAAATTTACCTGGAGACGATGTACAGATTACTCCATCTTGTAGACAAATGGAGGACCCGCCTCTTGGTGAAACCAACActtcagaaaacattgagaaagttgAACATCCAAGTCCTGTATCAGTTCTGGAGTTGCCTTTCCAAGAACAATCTCCCAGCCTTAACGGGTTTGAGAAAATAAGTTCAAATCTTCAAG AATTGCGGTTACGTCTTCGCCTTCTTAAGTTTGATGACTCTGAAAAAATCCATCATGAATCAGAGAACCTTTCACAAGGGGAGACCACAGTGTTGGAGGACCGTGATATTGAAGTAGCTGGCACTGATAGTGAAAATACCTGTACATCATCATCTGAGACAGAGCATTCACCTGCCCCAGGATTTCCATTTCCTGAAATTGAGAATGTGGATATTATATCTATGATGATAAAGCATATTCCATGTCCAGAAACACAAAGTGCTGATCTACTGTATGTTATAAATGCACTTGTTGCTTCTGGTTTCAGTGGCAACGCTGATACAGTTTTTTCACAGTGGCATTCACCAAGTAATCCGATGGATCCCTCTTTATACAAAAAATTACAAGGTAATGAACATGGAAAATCAGATTCTGTTTGTGAGATGGAGTCTTATAGAAGTGAGTCAGAGGAGAAACTCCTTTTTGATTGCATAAATGAAGTGCTATTGGAAATACTTGGGCCATTCTTTAACCCACGCCCTTGGGTGAAGCTAACAAAATGGAAGTATCAACAGCATATGCCTGTTGGTAATCAGCTTTTGGAagagacatggctaaagctttcaTATTACCTTTACCAACAATCAGATATGGAGTATACACTAGATAACATTGTAGGAAAAGATCTTGACAGAGACAACAGGTGGCTGGAGCTGCAAGATGATGTTGAAATGGTAGGAGTTGAACTGGATAAAATGATATTTGACAATTTGATTGAGGAAGTTTGCTGTGATCTACTCTCTACATGA